CAAGGTTCCTGAAGAGCGAGAACTGGCGGCACAATACCTATTGATGTATGAAATGTCGTTGCCTTTTGGCCTGGATCTGAACAACCAAATCGAGCTGAACAAAGAAGAATCACGGATACGCGTGACATTCGCGAGCATGGATACAACGGCGGTGTTTGATATTGTCGGGCGCATGTTGAAATGGCAAGAAAATAACCTGCCCGCGGCCCACCAGGCGACCCCCGCATCTGTTGCAGTGATGTGGGCACACCTTAGTTACGATTCGTTATTATCATCGATTGCTAGCTCGATTATGGCGCTGTTGTTGATTTCGGCGATCATGGTCGTGGCCCTTAAATCCTTCAAATATGGCGTAATTTCGCTGGTGCCGAATGTGTTCCCGGCCGCTTTTGGTTTTGGTGTTTGGTATCTAATCAGCGGTGAGATCAACATGGGGCTAACGGCTGTCATGATCATTACCATTGGTATTGTCGTCGACGACACCGTGCATTTTCTCAGCAAGTACAAGCATGCCCGCGAAACCCTGCAGCAATCGACGGAAGATGCGGTACGTTATGCGTTTAAAACGGTTGGTGCGGCGATTGTGATTACCACCATGGTATTGGTTACGGGCTTTAGTTTGTTGACGATATCGCAAGCCGAATCGAACGTGAACTTGGGTATCATGACGGCAGCCATTCTAACCAGCGCGTTAATATTGGATTTTCTGCTGTTACCGGTTTTGCTGCTGTTTCTCGATGGCAACAAGCAGCCTGTTTTGGAGCCTGCGGCTGCGCACTGATCAACGCAGATAGAAGCAGTAGAAAGAAGACATAAAAAGAAGTGATAAAAAGGCCAGATAGCGATGTTATCTGGCCTTTTTTGTCGGGTTTGAGCCNGATTAGCGTTAGCAGAGGTTAACGCCAAGTTTATAAGCTGCGTTGGTTGACACGCTTCATCAATTCTTCAGCGGATTCTTTGCGCTCTGAATAACGGTCTACCAGATAGTCCGATCGATCTCGGGTAAGCAGCGTAAACTTCACCAGTTCTTCCATGACGTCGACAATACGGTCGTAGTAGCCGGAAGGCTTCATGCGATTATTGTCGTCAAACTCCAAAAACGCTTTCGCGACTGATGACTGATTTGGGATGGTGATCATACGCATCCAACGGCCCAATACACGTAATTGATTCACTGCGTTAAATGACTGAGAGCCGCCTTCAACCTGCATAACTGCGAGCGTTTTTCCTTGTGTTGGTCGCACTGCACCGAGGCTCAGAGGTACCCAGTCTATTTGCGCTTTCATGATGGCCGTCATTGAGCCGTGTCTTTCGGGCGAGCACCAAACTTGACCTTCTGACCACGTCATAAGGTCGCGTAATTCCTGTACTTTGGGGTGTGATGCATCGTCATCATCGGGTAATGGCAAACCGCTTGGGTTGAAAATACGGGTTTCGCAGCCAAAGGCTTCGAGAAGATGAGCACATTCTTCTACAACCAGTCGACTGAACGATCGTTCTCGCAGAGACCCGTAAAGTAGCAGGATGCGTGGAGAATGCGTGCTGTGTTCCGCAACGGCGAGGTCTTGTTGGCGGGGCGCAGAGACCAGCTCATCGACTAGGTTGGGCATTTCTTTATTCGGGGCTTTCATGTGACTCGCAGAGGTTCGCTAAAAGTTTGGCATATCATAATCGCACAGTTGAATTTCACCAATATTGCGCCGCTGAATTGTTGATATTCAGCGACTTCTTATAAACGCATATATTTTTCTTCACCCATACCAAAACAGTCTTGATATTTGACGGTACCGGCAGCATCTGTGGTAATCGTGCCGGTTAGTTGGCCGGTAGGGCCGTGATAACGTGTGCAAAACAGACCCAGATTGACCAAGTTGGGTACGTCAGCCAAAGGGGTGAAGGTTAAATCTACCTGGCCATCACGATCTCGAATTTGCCAAGGTGCCATGATACCGCCGGGGCGACTTACGCTGATCGGCGGAAGCGGGTGCATTTTTCCATCGTGCCAGAGGCAGTTTTCATTGAAATGTGTGGGGTTCAAAATTTGGTTGTCGGTTAGGTTGAACCCACTGAGCGTTCCATCAACCTGTTGTTGCAGCCCAGTAACCCAATCGTATTGCATGGTGAATGGATAAAAGCCTTTGTGGTCATCAAGAATTACATTGGCGTCGTAGTTGTTGGATTGGCCATTGAAGGTGACCGACCCGTGTGCACGCATCAGCGATTTGAGTGAGTACAACGGACGATTTTTGCCGAAGGGTTGAAACACCAACTGGGGTTCTCCCGTTAACTCGGCATGCCACTCCATTTGGATATCAGGTAAGTCGCCAAGTCCATGTGTTTCCGCTGTTATGCGTATGTGATTGGAGGCTAATTGGTTTTCAAACACGAGGGTGAAATTTTTGCTGCGATAGCTTGCGACCGAGTCGTTCAAGCCACAAGGTACTTTAAGCAAAAACGTGGGTACTTTTTTCTGATACACACGCATCGTTGCTGAGGGTTTGTGCCAGGCCATGATAATGGCGGTGCCGAGGCTTTTGGTGTCGTACACCGAGATACAGAAGAACCAATCCACACAATCGATCTGAAACGCTTGCCACTCTTTCAATCGCCAATGATTGAACCACTGTGGTGCAGGGAACCCCAGCGGCCGGTGAGCCGCGAGTAAATCAGGTTTTTCGACAACCGTATTGAACGTGCCGAATTTGCAGCGGCCAGCGTCAATGAGAAAGTCGGGTGCCGCGGTGACAGGGCGATGATAGGTTTTCATGAATCGGGGTATAGGCTTTTCGCTGTTTCTCTAATGGTACCCAGCGCATTGCGATGGTGCAATTTTCCTTGAGGGAATCAACGGCAGTTTTAATGGATTTGCGGGCTTGTTGAGGGTGTAATAAATCGTCAAAGAGCGGGTCAAAAATTAGTCGGTTATTCATGGCAAGCACGGAGGCGAAACATGCCGGTTCTTCACGAACAGGAATCCCAGCGGTATTTTTCTGATCAGGTCGCGCCACTTTTTATGGCAACCCGAAAAGATGCACGCAGCATACAGGCGTTTATCGAATCAATTATTCGCCATACATTGGAGTGGGCCAATATTATCCTGCCACAGGTCGTGTGGTTATCGCCTCTGCATATGGGAAAGATGAAGGGCCTTGCATTGCCGGATTGTTGGCAGCTAAAACTGAATCTAACGTTGATATCAGATAGTGGCGATGCAGTTAAATTAATCGCAGGTTTATCTAATGTTTACCATGAGTTACGACATTTTGAACAGGTAATCGTTGCACTGATTGCGATGCTGTCAAATCGGATTCCGACGCATGTTTTACGCACCAATGCGGTTGTGGACACACCGACTTATTCAGGCCGGTCACGCCTGCGTCACGCGCCGATGGCAGCTATGAATGATAAGCTTGAGTTGCTGGCTGAGGATTTTCCGATTGAAGTGTTGGAATTTGCCTATGAGCGGGCAATGAGTGAACGGTATAGCCCCGCGATGGAATCGTCAGTTATATTTCTCGGGCAACGCATGAACGAAACGCTGTTAAGTCGTCAGGCGCGTGCAGATTTCATTACCGCTTCAGATGATGCAAACCGCGATCAGCACCCTAACTCAGAGAAAACACCAAAACAATGGCAAGTAGCGAGAGTTAAGCGTTTTACGAATTATGTGAATGCGTTCAGGGAGGCTGACGCACACCGTGTGGAGCAGGGCGTATTAGATATGTTGCGTGATCGATACGCACCAGGGATAGAGATGCGCCGTGTGGTGCGTCAGGTGTATCTCGATGACCCTGCGGATACTTACCTTGAAGACATTGGGCCGTTGCTATTTGATGAACCTAAAGATTGAGCTGAGTGATAAAAGAATTTAAGAAAGCGAACGTGGTAAACGTTCGCTCTCAGGTGCATTTTTACCTTGTGGATTGATTTGATAATCCCTACGGCGTGAATGCGATGTGGACTATAGATCCAAGGTGAATTTTGCATTGAGGATGAAGTCGTTATCTTCATCGTCGATCGAAATTTCAGCGGATGTTGCCGTAGTGTCGAATGAGAGCAAATTACTGCCATCTTTACCTTCGTCTAAGTACAAATCAGAGCCGTCGAAAGTGTACTCTTGCCCTTTACCTTCAATTGTTGTGTTGAAATCAATCAGGTTGATGTAGAAGCCGTTGGCTAATTCTGCGGTGAGGGTCTGTCCTTTGCCTGACTCTTGTTTACCGTCAATTTTACCGGATATTGAGATGGATTGTTCTTCCAGGCAAGTCAGTGTACTTGAGCCTGATTCAGTATCGCCTTGGTAGATCCTTGAATAGGTAACATTGGCGATCGCTGCATCAGGGTCAGTCGCAATCTTAACCATTCGGTAGCTGCCACTGAGGGTCTCAATTTCTCCATCAGATGTAGAAGATGAAGAATATGTAGCCATGATTTCGTTATCATCGATAATGGTGATGTCTTCAGAGCTTGATTGCTCGTCTTCATTGACGATGACTTTTTCAACGCTGCGAGCGAGTGTGAACTCGACGGGCAGCAGTTTGTTACCGGATTCTCTATAATACGTCTGATCGTCACAGGTAGTTGCAATAACAGTGGTACCGTTGGTTTTTACGAAAACGAGTTGCTTTTCTACGGTTGTATTTTTGAATACACCTTCGTCATCGGTCAGTGAACCGGATTCAGTCCCAAGATACAACCAGACGCCGTCCAAGCCATCTGAAGATACTTTGAGTTCGTCCTGATTGACGTCTTGAAATGCGCGTTCCACTTTATCTTTGTCGTCATCGCTGCATGCGACAAGAGTTAATGTGGCCAAGATGGCGGCAGAATACATTTTTATATTTGGCATTTTTCTCTCCTTTTTAACCAAGGCGCAAATACTAACAAAACATATAAGTGGTAGGTAATGGTTTATAACGTTTTTGTAACAGGTAAGCCGT
The nucleotide sequence above comes from BD1-7 clade bacterium. Encoded proteins:
- the arsH gene encoding NADPH-dependent FMN reductase ArsH — encoded protein: MKAPNKEMPNLVDELVSAPRQQDLAVAEHSTHSPRILLLYGSLRERSFSRLVVEECAHLLEAFGCETRIFNPSGLPLPDDDDASHPKVQELRDLMTWSEGQVWCSPERHGSMTAIMKAQIDWVPLSLGAVRPTQGKTLAVMQVEGGSQSFNAVNQLRVLGRWMRMITIPNQSSVAKAFLEFDDNNRMKPSGYYDRIVDVMEELVKFTLLTRDRSDYLVDRYSERKESAEELMKRVNQRSL